In Blautia sp. SC05B48, a single genomic region encodes these proteins:
- a CDS encoding transporter substrate-binding domain-containing protein codes for MVLTVPCRAAETNNDEKQSRIIRVGSFEDTFNYVDKNGVRRGYGYELMQALAGYTGWKLEYVKCDWSDCFDKLENGEIDIMGDISYTDERAQKMLFPDEPMGEEKYILYADLSDTDIGMSDLKSLDGKRVGVLMDTEPELMLTEWENKNGIHTEHVNVNNNDDVEKKLANHEIDCFVSLEESIWSEQGISSVTTIGKSGIYFAINKERSDIKTELDYAMRQLEQDSPFFKTDLYKKYFTLDYIQVLTGKEKIWVEEHGGIRIGFLNNDPAIFSMDEETGKLTGMLAEYTSYAKDCLGNQTLEFNIQAYDNYDEMIQALQNREIDMIFYVGRNPYFAEQNGYALTNTAWTYSLMAVTDEKKFDENKVYTVAVPKEKYALKQHIAFSYPEWKIVDCDSLDNAADMVIQEKADCFLMGASQALIYDNSQNFKSVPLTKTMEACFAVRGGEGSLLSILNKTIKAMPSDMLTSALAIYDSTADKVTFLDFIKDNMLAFFVTAGLSVLTIIGIILVLLRKAKKAEAVAKLAAKNTKKLNDKLEIALKKAEDASLAKTRFLNNMSHDIRTPMNAILGYAQLMEEELKGKDLPETSDHLEKLRQSGNLLLSIINNVLDMARIESGKMEIDENYGRIEDIRQTLFEIFDDEAKKKNIALHYTINVEHEHILTDTTKVKEIFANILSNAIKYTPSGGSVMVNIDELVCDEPGYMMVRTRVSDTGIGMSQDYLTKIFDAFTRERNTTKSKITGSGLGMSIVKKYVDQLGGTIDVESEPGKGSTFTVTLKHRIADESYYVKKHDESSGTASEILEGRNILLAEDNDLNAEIAEAILERAGLKVERVEDGIQCVNRITKMPARTYDMILMDIQMPQMNGYKATQEIRHLPDKDKACIPIIAMTANAFEEDKRDAVAAGMNDHIAKPVDLSILISVIAKYIG; via the coding sequence ATGGTATTGACGGTACCATGCCGGGCTGCCGAGACGAATAACGATGAAAAGCAGTCACGGATCATCCGTGTCGGCTCATTTGAGGATACCTTTAATTATGTCGATAAAAACGGTGTAAGACGAGGATATGGATACGAACTCATGCAGGCTCTGGCAGGTTACACCGGATGGAAACTTGAGTATGTGAAATGTGACTGGTCTGACTGTTTTGATAAGCTTGAAAATGGTGAGATTGATATCATGGGTGATATCTCTTACACCGATGAACGTGCACAAAAGATGCTTTTCCCGGATGAACCGATGGGGGAGGAAAAATATATCCTTTATGCTGATTTATCGGATACGGATATTGGAATGTCTGATCTCAAGTCTCTGGATGGGAAACGTGTAGGTGTGCTCATGGATACAGAACCTGAGCTCATGCTGACAGAATGGGAAAATAAGAATGGCATACATACAGAACATGTAAATGTGAATAATAATGATGATGTCGAAAAGAAATTAGCAAATCATGAGATCGACTGTTTTGTATCTCTGGAGGAATCTATCTGGTCTGAACAGGGAATATCATCCGTTACCACGATTGGCAAATCAGGCATATATTTTGCAATAAATAAAGAACGCAGCGATATCAAGACGGAGCTGGACTATGCTATGCGTCAACTGGAACAGGATAGTCCCTTTTTTAAGACAGATCTGTATAAGAAGTATTTTACACTTGATTATATTCAGGTTCTTACAGGGAAAGAAAAGATCTGGGTGGAAGAGCATGGAGGTATCCGGATAGGATTTTTGAACAATGATCCGGCAATCTTTTCCATGGATGAAGAGACTGGAAAACTTACCGGTATGCTGGCGGAATATACCTCCTATGCCAAAGATTGTCTGGGAAATCAGACACTGGAATTTAATATACAGGCATATGATAATTATGATGAAATGATTCAGGCGCTGCAGAACCGTGAGATTGACATGATTTTTTATGTCGGCAGGAATCCATATTTTGCAGAACAAAACGGATATGCACTTACAAACACAGCCTGGACTTACAGTTTGATGGCCGTAACCGATGAGAAAAAATTTGATGAAAATAAGGTGTATACTGTAGCTGTGCCAAAGGAAAAATATGCCTTAAAACAGCATATTGCATTCAGCTATCCCGAATGGAAGATCGTAGATTGTGATTCGCTTGACAATGCAGCAGATATGGTCATCCAAGAAAAAGCAGACTGTTTCCTCATGGGAGCAAGCCAGGCGCTGATATATGATAACAGTCAAAACTTCAAGAGTGTTCCACTTACAAAAACAATGGAGGCATGCTTTGCTGTAAGAGGTGGAGAGGGAAGCCTTTTGTCAATACTGAATAAAACTATAAAGGCTATGCCGTCTGACATGCTTACAAGTGCACTTGCTATCTATGACAGTACTGCAGATAAAGTAACATTTTTGGACTTTATAAAAGACAATATGCTCGCTTTTTTTGTTACAGCAGGACTTTCTGTACTCACTATCATTGGTATTATCCTCGTACTTTTGCGGAAGGCAAAGAAAGCAGAAGCTGTCGCAAAGCTTGCGGCAAAGAATACAAAAAAACTTAATGACAAACTGGAAATCGCTTTGAAAAAAGCAGAGGATGCCAGTCTGGCAAAGACTCGTTTTCTTAACAATATGTCTCATGACATCCGTACTCCTATGAATGCAATTCTGGGTTATGCACAGCTTATGGAGGAAGAACTAAAAGGAAAGGATCTGCCTGAAACTTCAGATCATCTGGAAAAATTGCGGCAGTCAGGAAATCTTCTTCTGTCTATCATAAATAATGTACTTGATATGGCCCGGATTGAGAGCGGAAAGATGGAAATTGATGAGAACTATGGCCGGATTGAAGATATTCGGCAGACTTTATTTGAAATATTTGATGATGAAGCAAAGAAAAAGAATATTGCACTTCATTACACAATAAATGTAGAGCATGAACATATACTGACAGATACTACCAAGGTAAAAGAAATATTTGCCAATATCCTGAGCAATGCCATAAAATATACTCCATCCGGTGGTTCTGTTATGGTAAACATAGACGAATTAGTATGTGATGAGCCCGGGTACATGATGGTAAGGACCAGGGTGAGCGATACCGGAATCGGTATGAGCCAGGATTATCTGACAAAGATTTTTGACGCATTCACGCGTGAGCGAAACACTACAAAGAGCAAAATCACAGGAAGCGGATTGGGAATGTCAATCGTAAAGAAATATGTTGATCAGCTCGGCGGAACAATAGATGTGGAGAGTGAGCCTGGAAAGGGCAGCACCTTTACTGTAACATTAAAACACAGGATAGCGGATGAAAGCTATTATGTGAAAAAACACGATGAAAGCTCGGGAACAGCCAGTGAAATCCTTGAAGGCAGGAATATCCTTTTGGCAGAGGACAATGATCTGAATGCAGAGATTGCAGAAGCAATACTTGAGCGTGCCGGTCTTAAGGTTGAACGTGTGGAGGATGGCATTCAGTGTGTAAACAGGATAACAAAAATGCCGGCAAGAACATATGATATGATCCTCATGGATATACAAATGCCCCAAATGAATGGTTATAAAGCAACACAGGAAATCAGACACTTGCCAGATAAGGATAAAGCGTGTATACCGATCATTGCAATGACGGCAAATGCATTTGAAGAAGATAAGCGGGATGCTGTTGCAGCCGGAATGAATGACCATATTGCAAAGCCGGTTGATCTGAGTATTTTAATATCTGTCATCGCAAAATATATAGGATGA
- a CDS encoding response regulator: MDIKNHNTDRKKPVRRKQLKAAVFIAVLVGIALMVFQYFGFVSKTIYEESVSHLTEVFHQSDNMLRELTDKNLTYLHMWGENLQNTASEEEIRDYIKKAQEDAGFLEFYFLSADGNYKVITGETGYLGLQENIEEEIRQGNDVIANAAVPGKSQLLVFATPRAHGIYQGFEYDAIAIAYENSDIIDVLDISAFNGNAQSFIVHPDGRVVVDHSFESWGNVYNFFGVLRENSDMSEKEINKLSEKFKAGRTDAMLVNLDGRSYYLVYEKSDIQDWMFLGLVQADIVNASMNSLQRSTMLLVGMIVLCIAAFFISLIIQKSRASLRRKDTEILYRDELFQKLSMNVDDVFLMLDAKTYEADYVSPNVEKLLGFTVEQIRKDIYVLGKLHPRDSKNPKKNYLEGIQTSEQKEWDFEYVHQKTGERRWFHIVAMGSEVNRKKKYILVMSDRTSDRNMNQALSEAVRAAETANRAKSNFLSNMSHDIRTPMNAIIGFTTLAVSNIDDKKRVRDYLGKILSSSNHLLSLINDILDMSRIESGKIHLEETEVSLSDVLHDLKTIISGQIHAKQLELYMDAMDVTNEDVYCDKTRLNQILLNLLSNAVKFTPAGGTVSVRIRQCPGTQKGSGLYEIRVKDNGIGMSQEFVKKIFSPFERERTSTVSRTQGTGLGMAITKNIVNMMGGTIEVHTEQGKGTEFIVRLPFRIQSEHQRIEKIAELEGLKALVVDDDFNTCDSVTKMLVRVGMRSEWTLSGKEAVLRARQSMELGDAFHAYIIDWRLPDMNGIEVTRQIRSLGDDTPIIILTAYDWSDIEVEARAAGVTAFCAKPMFMSDIRNTLMSAIGQKLAEDTILPSVDSDFRGRCILLVEDNELNSEIAVEILNEYGFLVDTAENGVEAVQKVRNSTPGNYDLVLMDVQMPVMNGYEATKQIRALDDPALAGITILAMTANAFDEDRKKALKCGMDGFLSKPIVIEELISILQKNLD; this comes from the coding sequence ATGGATATTAAGAATCATAATACAGATAGAAAGAAGCCTGTCAGGAGAAAACAATTAAAGGCAGCTGTCTTTATAGCTGTTTTGGTGGGAATTGCTTTGATGGTTTTCCAATATTTTGGATTTGTGTCGAAAACTATTTATGAGGAAAGTGTATCTCATCTGACGGAGGTTTTTCATCAGTCTGATAATATGCTGAGAGAACTGACAGATAAGAACCTGACCTATCTTCATATGTGGGGTGAGAATCTGCAGAATACCGCCAGTGAAGAAGAAATTCGTGATTATATAAAGAAAGCGCAGGAAGATGCAGGATTTTTAGAATTTTATTTTCTGTCAGCTGACGGGAACTATAAGGTGATAACAGGCGAAACCGGGTATCTTGGATTACAGGAAAATATTGAAGAGGAGATCCGGCAGGGAAATGATGTGATAGCAAATGCAGCAGTTCCCGGAAAATCCCAGCTACTTGTTTTTGCTACACCCAGGGCTCATGGAATTTATCAGGGATTTGAATATGATGCGATTGCCATTGCTTATGAAAACTCTGATATCATAGATGTACTGGATATTTCTGCTTTTAATGGAAATGCCCAGAGTTTTATTGTTCATCCGGATGGCCGTGTTGTGGTCGATCATTCTTTTGAGTCATGGGGGAATGTGTATAATTTCTTCGGTGTTCTGAGAGAGAATTCCGATATGTCTGAAAAAGAGATCAATAAGCTTTCGGAAAAGTTTAAAGCAGGACGTACCGATGCGATGCTGGTGAATCTGGATGGAAGGAGCTACTATCTGGTCTATGAAAAATCAGATATCCAGGACTGGATGTTTCTGGGACTTGTCCAGGCGGATATTGTCAATGCCAGTATGAATAGCCTGCAGCGTAGTACAATGCTTCTTGTTGGCATGATCGTGCTCTGTATTGCCGCCTTTTTTATCAGCCTTATCATTCAAAAAAGCAGGGCAAGTCTCAGGAGAAAAGATACAGAGATCCTGTACAGGGATGAGCTGTTTCAAAAGCTGTCAATGAATGTGGATGATGTTTTCCTGATGCTGGATGCCAAAACATATGAGGCAGATTATGTCAGCCCGAATGTGGAAAAACTGTTGGGATTTACGGTAGAGCAGATCCGGAAGGATATTTATGTTCTGGGAAAACTGCATCCACGGGATTCTAAGAATCCGAAGAAGAATTATCTGGAGGGAATCCAGACTTCGGAACAGAAGGAATGGGATTTTGAATATGTTCATCAGAAAACAGGAGAACGGCGTTGGTTTCATATTGTGGCAATGGGCAGTGAGGTGAACCGGAAGAAGAAATATATTCTGGTTATGTCGGACCGTACCTCTGACAGGAATATGAATCAGGCACTTTCTGAGGCAGTACGTGCTGCGGAGACAGCAAACAGGGCTAAGAGTAATTTCCTTTCCAATATGTCTCACGATATCCGGACGCCAATGAATGCGATCATCGGCTTTACGACACTGGCTGTAAGTAATATTGATGATAAGAAAAGAGTCAGGGATTATCTGGGTAAGATCCTTTCCTCCAGTAACCATTTGCTTTCACTGATCAACGATATCCTGGATATGAGCCGGATTGAGAGCGGAAAGATCCATCTGGAAGAAACAGAGGTCAGTCTGTCAGATGTACTTCATGACCTGAAGACGATCATCAGTGGGCAGATCCATGCGAAGCAGCTGGAACTTTATATGGATGCCATGGATGTTACCAATGAGGATGTTTATTGTGACAAGACGCGACTGAACCAGATACTGCTGAATCTTTTGTCTAATGCAGTCAAGTTTACACCAGCCGGAGGAACCGTCTCTGTCCGGATCAGACAGTGTCCTGGGACACAGAAAGGCAGTGGACTGTACGAAATCCGGGTAAAGGATAACGGAATTGGCATGAGTCAGGAATTTGTGAAGAAGATATTTTCTCCCTTTGAGAGAGAGCGGACTTCCACTGTCAGCAGGACCCAGGGCACAGGGCTTGGTATGGCCATTACCAAGAACATTGTGAATATGATGGGCGGTACCATTGAGGTTCATACAGAACAGGGAAAAGGTACTGAATTTATTGTTCGTCTGCCATTTCGGATTCAGTCTGAGCATCAACGTATAGAGAAGATCGCAGAACTGGAAGGACTTAAAGCATTAGTTGTAGACGACGATTTTAATACCTGTGACAGCGTGACAAAAATGCTTGTGAGGGTTGGAATGCGTTCGGAATGGACACTTTCCGGCAAGGAAGCTGTTCTACGTGCACGGCAGTCTATGGAACTGGGAGATGCGTTCCATGCTTATATCATCGACTGGCGTCTGCCGGATATGAATGGCATTGAAGTTACCCGCCAGATCCGCAGCCTCGGCGATGATACGCCAATCATTATCCTGACTGCATATGACTGGTCAGATATCGAAGTGGAAGCCAGGGCGGCCGGAGTGACTGCTTTCTGTGCAAAACCAATGTTCATGTCAGATATCAGAAATACCTTGATGAGTGCTATCGGCCAGAAGCTGGCAGAGGATACAATCCTTCCGTCAGTAGATTCGGATTTCAGGGGCAGATGTATACTGCTTGTGGAAGACAACGAACTGAACAGCGAAATTGCTGTGGAAATCCTTAATGAATATGGATTCCTGGTTGATACTGCCGAAAATGGTGTCGAGGCAGTGCAGAAAGTCCGAAATTCTACACCGGGTAATTATGATCTTGTGCTGATGGATGTGCAGATGCCTGTAATGAACGGATATGAGGCCACGAAACAGATCCGTGCGCTGGATGATCCGGCGCTGGCAGGAATTACTATTCTTGCCATGACTGCCAATGCCTTTGATGAGGACAGAAAGAAAGCACTGAAATGTGGTATGGATGGGTTCCTGTCCAAACCAATTGTCATAGAGGAATTGATCAGCATCCTGCAGAAGAACCTGGATTAG
- a CDS encoding ABC transporter substrate-binding protein has product MKKKKWNKVLPVFLVMVAVISLLSGCGGKSAEKEDADTITVYLWSTNLYEKYAPYIQEQLPDINVEFVVGNNDLDFYKFLKENDGLPDIITCCRFSLHDANPLKDSLMDLSTTNAAGAVYDTYLSNFMNEDGSVNWLPVCADAHGFVVNKDLFEKYDIPLPTDYESFVSACQEFDKVGICGFTADYYYDYTCMEMLQGLSASELSSVAGRKWRTTYSGPDNTEREGLDSSVWPGAFERMKQFIQDTGLSQDDLNMTYDDIVEMYQSNRLAMYFGSSASVKMFQDQGINTTFLPFFQENGEKWIMTTPYFQVALNRNLTQDETRRKKAMKVLNTMLSEDAQNRIISDGQDLLSYSQDVDIHLTEYMKDVKPVIEENHMYIRIASNDFFSVSKDVVSKMISGEYDAEQAYQSFNSQLLEKKSTSENIVLDSKKTYSNRFHTGGGNEAYSVMANTLRGIYGTDVLIATGNSFTGNVLKAGYTEKMAGDMIMPNGLAAYSSKMSGAELKEIVKNFVEGYEGGFNPFNRGSLPVVSGISVEIKETEDGYSLSKVTTGGKQIQDEDTFTVTCLATPKYMEAYPADENIVFDGGDTTVKDTWTGYVSDRDAILAEPEDYMTLR; this is encoded by the coding sequence ATGAAAAAGAAAAAATGGAACAAAGTTTTGCCGGTGTTCCTGGTGATGGTGGCAGTTATATCACTTTTGTCAGGCTGTGGCGGGAAGAGCGCGGAAAAAGAAGATGCAGATACGATCACGGTGTATTTGTGGAGCACAAACCTGTATGAAAAATATGCACCATACATCCAGGAACAGCTCCCGGATATCAATGTTGAATTTGTAGTAGGGAATAATGATCTGGATTTCTACAAGTTCCTTAAGGAAAATGATGGATTGCCGGATATTATAACCTGCTGTCGTTTTTCACTGCATGATGCAAATCCTCTGAAAGACAGTTTGATGGATCTTTCCACAACAAATGCGGCAGGGGCTGTCTATGATACATACCTCAGCAATTTTATGAATGAGGATGGAAGCGTAAACTGGCTTCCCGTGTGTGCGGATGCACATGGTTTTGTAGTGAACAAAGACCTTTTTGAAAAATATGATATCCCTCTTCCGACAGATTACGAAAGCTTTGTCTCTGCCTGCCAGGAATTTGACAAAGTGGGGATTTGCGGGTTTACGGCAGATTATTATTATGATTATACCTGTATGGAGATGTTGCAGGGGCTGTCTGCATCAGAGTTGTCTTCTGTGGCCGGACGTAAGTGGCGTACTACCTACAGTGGCCCGGATAATACAGAGAGAGAAGGTCTGGACAGTTCCGTCTGGCCGGGGGCTTTTGAACGTATGAAACAGTTCATCCAGGATACAGGGCTTAGCCAGGATGATCTGAACATGACTTATGATGATATAGTTGAGATGTATCAAAGTAACAGACTTGCCATGTACTTTGGCAGCTCTGCCAGTGTAAAAATGTTTCAGGATCAGGGTATTAACACAACGTTTCTTCCATTCTTTCAGGAAAACGGTGAAAAGTGGATTATGACTACACCATATTTCCAGGTGGCTTTAAACCGCAATCTGACACAGGATGAGACACGTCGAAAGAAAGCAATGAAGGTACTGAACACAATGCTTTCGGAGGATGCGCAGAACCGGATCATTAGTGATGGACAGGATCTGTTAAGCTACAGTCAGGATGTGGATATCCATCTTACGGAATATATGAAAGATGTGAAACCTGTGATAGAGGAAAACCACATGTATATCCGTATTGCGTCAAATGACTTTTTCTCTGTTTCCAAGGATGTGGTTTCTAAGATGATCTCAGGAGAATATGATGCAGAGCAGGCTTATCAGTCATTTAATTCCCAGCTTCTTGAAAAAAAATCCACTTCTGAGAATATTGTGCTGGATTCAAAGAAAACTTATTCCAATCGCTTCCATACCGGTGGAGGCAATGAAGCCTATTCTGTTATGGCTAACACCCTGCGCGGCATCTATGGGACGGATGTACTGATCGCAACCGGAAACAGCTTTACCGGAAATGTGCTGAAAGCCGGTTATACAGAAAAAATGGCAGGTGATATGATCATGCCAAATGGTCTGGCAGCTTACAGCAGCAAGATGAGCGGTGCTGAACTGAAAGAGATAGTTAAAAACTTTGTAGAAGGCTATGAGGGAGGCTTTAATCCGTTTAACCGTGGCTCTCTGCCGGTGGTCAGTGGTATTTCTGTGGAAATCAAGGAAACAGAAGATGGTTACTCATTGAGCAAAGTTACAACGGGCGGAAAACAAATTCAGGATGAGGATACTTTCACGGTAACCTGTCTTGCGACACCAAAATACATGGAGGCTTATCCGGCAGATGAGAATATTGTGTTTGATGGAGGAGATACCACTGTGAAAGATACCTGGACAGGATATGTTTCAGATCGTGATGCCATTCTTGCAGAACCTGAAGATTATATGACTCTGAGGTGA
- a CDS encoding response regulator codes for MDKRQKILIVDDSEFNRDMLKEILRETYNYLEAENGNQAIQIMGENPGIDLMLLDINMPQMNGFEVLKWMNQSRCIDETPVIMISSEDAVDTMRKAYELGITDYITRPFDSVIVKKRVQNTLGLYMKQKHLINVVYDQVYEKEENNNIMIRILSNVLGSRNSESREHILHIKTATEMMLRQLVKITDAYPMTEADISLITTASSLHDIGKIRISEEILNKPGRLTDEEFKIMKTHSELGADMIRDMHFPKDNSLVRASWEICRWHHERWDGKGYPDGLKGEEIPISAQVVSIVDVYDALTSERCYKKAFDHDTAIQMILDGQCGQFNPILLMCLKELSLQLSKMIDKEMDDTSYYHEVQRLSNEILSDRSLPNHNYSQNVVRVMKEKLDFFKSNSGMNSIEYNTISGQLTILNGKQQILCQRNNPNFNLFKEFGVNEEDVHHIQALLHQTSVQNKEISVQIKATVENVRQMYKLKLHTLWSPLKKDGYIGVVGYFNIVK; via the coding sequence ATGGATAAAAGACAAAAGATCCTGATCGTAGACGATTCAGAATTTAACAGGGATATGTTGAAGGAGATTCTCAGAGAAACTTATAATTACCTGGAAGCTGAAAATGGAAATCAGGCAATTCAGATTATGGGAGAAAATCCGGGAATCGATCTGATGCTTTTAGATATCAATATGCCACAGATGAATGGTTTTGAAGTTCTGAAATGGATGAACCAAAGTCGGTGTATAGATGAAACTCCGGTAATCATGATATCTTCTGAAGATGCTGTTGATACGATGCGTAAGGCATATGAGCTGGGAATCACGGATTATATCACACGACCGTTTGATTCTGTGATTGTAAAGAAAAGAGTTCAGAATACCCTTGGACTCTATATGAAGCAAAAGCATCTGATCAATGTGGTTTATGATCAGGTTTACGAAAAAGAAGAAAATAATAATATTATGATCCGGATTCTGAGTAATGTATTGGGATCACGTAACAGTGAGAGCAGAGAACACATCCTGCATATTAAAACAGCAACGGAAATGATGCTGAGACAACTGGTAAAAATAACAGATGCTTATCCTATGACAGAGGCAGATATTTCTTTGATCACAACAGCATCTTCTCTTCATGATATTGGTAAGATCCGTATTTCGGAAGAAATTCTGAACAAACCCGGCAGACTTACCGATGAAGAATTCAAGATTATGAAAACTCATAGTGAGCTTGGTGCAGATATGATCCGGGATATGCATTTCCCAAAAGACAATTCATTGGTACGTGCTTCATGGGAAATCTGCAGATGGCATCATGAAAGATGGGATGGAAAAGGCTATCCGGATGGCCTGAAAGGAGAAGAAATACCAATCTCCGCACAGGTGGTGTCGATTGTCGATGTTTATGACGCACTTACAAGTGAAAGATGTTATAAGAAAGCATTTGATCATGACACAGCGATTCAAATGATCCTGGATGGGCAATGTGGACAATTTAACCCCATCCTCCTTATGTGTCTGAAAGAACTGAGTCTTCAGCTTTCAAAAATGATTGATAAAGAGATGGATGATACTAGCTATTACCATGAAGTACAGAGACTTTCAAATGAGATACTCAGCGACAGATCTTTACCGAATCATAATTATTCACAGAATGTTGTCAGGGTCATGAAGGAAAAACTCGATTTCTTCAAATCGAACAGTGGCATGAATTCAATTGAGTACAATACAATTTCAGGTCAGCTGACTATATTAAACGGAAAGCAGCAGATATTATGTCAGAGAAATAATCCGAATTTCAATCTGTTCAAAGAATTCGGAGTAAATGAAGAAGATGTTCATCATATTCAGGCTTTATTACATCAGACATCTGTACAAAATAAAGAAATCTCTGTGCAGATAAAAGCAACGGTGGAGAATGTCCGCCAAATGTATAAACTGAAGTTGCATACATTGTGGTCGCCTTTAAAGAAGGATGGATACATCGGGGTCGTTGGATATTTTAATATTGTAAAATAG
- a CDS encoding Hpt domain-containing protein gives MTIQECYEAIGGNYEDVLGRLRSEALIRKFTLKFLEDQSYPQLKLALKNRNYEDAFRSAHTLKGVCQNLSFDRLYEVSNELTELLRDRTGAQPGISEAMEKVTEVYEMMIEEIKKGLSN, from the coding sequence ATGACAATACAGGAATGCTATGAAGCTATCGGAGGAAATTATGAAGATGTTTTAGGACGCCTTCGAAGCGAAGCACTGATTCGGAAATTTACATTAAAGTTCCTTGAGGATCAGAGTTACCCGCAGTTAAAACTGGCATTGAAGAATAGAAATTATGAAGATGCTTTCCGCAGTGCACACACATTGAAAGGGGTTTGTCAGAATCTTTCTTTTGACCGTCTGTATGAGGTTAGTAATGAGTTAACAGAACTTTTGAGAGATAGAACCGGAGCGCAGCCGGGGATATCGGAGGCAATGGAAAAAGTAACAGAAGTATATGAAATGATGATTGAAGAAATAAAGAAGGGACTGTCGAATTAA
- a CDS encoding RidA family protein, translating into MKTVHTDKAPAAIGPYSQAIIHGDTLYTSGQIPVDPATGEVVGTTIEEQADRVMKNLGAVLEAAGSSYENAVKTVCFLADMNDFAAFNEVYAKYFVNKPARSCVAVKTLPKNVLCEVEVIAAI; encoded by the coding sequence ATGAAGACAGTACATACAGACAAAGCACCTGCAGCAATCGGACCATACTCCCAGGCTATTATCCATGGAGATACGCTTTACACATCCGGTCAGATCCCGGTGGATCCGGCAACCGGAGAGGTAGTTGGAACAACCATCGAGGAGCAGGCTGACCGTGTTATGAAGAATCTCGGAGCAGTTCTGGAAGCTGCCGGTTCCAGCTATGAGAATGCAGTCAAGACAGTATGCTTCCTTGCAGATATGAACGATTTTGCGGCATTTAATGAAGTATATGCCAAATATTTCGTAAATAAACCTGCACGTTCCTGTGTTGCAGTCAAGACACTGCCAAAGAACGTTCTCTGCGAGGTAGAAGTGATCGCAGCAATCTGA